Proteins found in one Micromonospora sp. WMMD1082 genomic segment:
- a CDS encoding glycoside hydrolase family 9 protein, with amino-acid sequence MTPSRRRLAVLAAATTVALVGASAGTAFADPPADPPEQIRNGDFSDGSSPWFSYGTNSLGVVDGQLCATVTGGLANPWDAGIGHDALPLIAGAEYTLGFDVTATPGGAVTAVLQLGSEPYTGYYSVTAAATPTQQRVERTFVAPNDDDRAQLIFQVGGSAEAQTICLDNVSLRGGNPREPYVPDTGPRVRVNQVGYLPGGPKNATIVTEATEALPWQLQAASGAVLAQGTTTPRGIDPASAENVHSVDFSAYRTPGRGLTLAVDGEISHPFDISGTLYDQLRSDALQFFYIQRSGIAIDGDLVGEEYARPAGHLDVPPNQGDTDVPCQPGVCDYRLDVRGGWYDAGDHGKYVVNGGIATYQLLSTFERTKNAATAGFGAALGDGTLRVPERDNGVPDVLDEARWELEFLLRMQVPAGNPLAGMAHHKIHDRNWTGLPLQPEDDDELRELHPPSTAATLNLAAVAAQCARLFAPYDTAFAQRCGTAAKTAYTAAKANPTRYASPTDGNGGGAYSDDDVTDEFYWAAVELYLTTGERTYLTDLTASPHHTGDVFDVRGFAWPSVAALGRLDLATVPNGLPAAELTRIRASVTAAADDYLAEIGRQAYGLPMPGDPGSYFWGGNGNVINNAIVLATAFDLTREERYRDGAVQTMDYILGRNALNISYVTGWGEHAAKNQHSRIFGNQLDPSLPNPPAGSLAGGPNAALQDPFAEQLLAGCAPMFCYVDDIASYATNEVAINWNSALAWLASFLADQGDAAAVPAPTCAVTYTNYGHWQGGTGFTAQVTIRNTGTATVNGWTARFAFTGDAKVREAWMADVTQSGATVTAKNESYNARINPGGTVTFGFNATTGGGANPSSGLVTVNGGACAAS; translated from the coding sequence GTGACGCCATCCCGACGTCGCCTCGCGGTGCTCGCCGCGGCGACCACCGTGGCGCTGGTCGGCGCGAGCGCCGGCACCGCTTTCGCCGATCCACCGGCCGACCCACCCGAACAGATCCGTAACGGTGACTTCAGCGACGGCTCCTCCCCCTGGTTCTCCTACGGCACCAACTCGCTCGGCGTGGTCGACGGCCAGCTCTGCGCCACCGTGACCGGTGGCCTGGCCAACCCCTGGGACGCCGGCATCGGCCACGACGCGCTGCCGCTGATCGCCGGCGCCGAGTACACCCTCGGCTTCGACGTCACCGCCACGCCCGGCGGCGCGGTCACCGCCGTGCTGCAACTCGGCAGCGAGCCCTACACCGGCTACTACTCCGTCACCGCCGCCGCGACGCCGACCCAGCAGCGCGTCGAGCGCACCTTCGTCGCCCCGAACGACGACGACCGCGCCCAGCTGATCTTCCAGGTCGGCGGTAGCGCCGAGGCGCAGACCATCTGCCTGGACAACGTCTCGCTGCGCGGCGGCAACCCGCGCGAGCCGTACGTGCCGGACACCGGTCCCCGCGTCCGGGTCAACCAGGTCGGCTACCTGCCCGGCGGCCCGAAGAACGCCACCATCGTCACCGAGGCGACCGAGGCGCTGCCCTGGCAGCTGCAAGCCGCCTCCGGCGCCGTGCTCGCCCAGGGCACCACCACCCCGCGCGGGATCGACCCGGCCTCGGCCGAGAACGTGCACTCGGTCGACTTCTCCGCGTACCGCACGCCGGGGCGGGGCCTGACGCTGGCCGTGGACGGGGAGATCAGCCACCCGTTCGACATCTCCGGCACGCTCTACGACCAGCTCCGCTCGGACGCGCTGCAGTTCTTCTACATCCAGCGCAGCGGCATCGCCATCGACGGCGACCTGGTCGGCGAGGAGTACGCCCGCCCGGCCGGGCACCTGGACGTGCCCCCGAACCAGGGCGACACGGACGTACCCTGCCAGCCCGGCGTCTGCGACTACCGCCTCGACGTGCGCGGTGGCTGGTACGACGCCGGCGACCACGGCAAGTACGTGGTCAACGGCGGCATCGCCACCTACCAGCTGCTGAGCACCTTCGAGCGGACCAAGAACGCCGCCACGGCCGGCTTCGGCGCCGCCCTCGGCGACGGGACGCTGCGGGTGCCCGAGCGCGACAACGGGGTGCCGGACGTCCTCGACGAGGCCCGCTGGGAGCTGGAGTTCCTGCTGCGCATGCAGGTGCCGGCCGGCAACCCGCTCGCCGGGATGGCCCACCACAAGATCCACGACCGCAACTGGACCGGCCTACCGTTGCAGCCCGAGGACGACGACGAACTGCGGGAGCTGCACCCGCCGTCCACCGCCGCCACGCTGAACCTGGCCGCCGTCGCCGCCCAGTGCGCCCGGCTCTTCGCCCCGTATGACACGGCGTTCGCCCAGCGCTGCGGCACCGCGGCGAAGACCGCCTACACCGCCGCCAAGGCCAACCCGACCCGGTACGCCAGCCCCACCGACGGCAACGGCGGTGGCGCGTACTCCGACGACGACGTGACCGACGAGTTCTACTGGGCGGCCGTCGAGCTGTACCTGACCACCGGCGAGCGCACCTACCTGACCGACCTGACCGCGTCGCCGCACCACACCGGTGACGTGTTCGACGTGCGCGGCTTCGCCTGGCCGAGCGTTGCCGCGCTGGGCCGGCTGGACCTGGCGACCGTGCCCAACGGGCTGCCGGCCGCCGAGCTGACCCGCATCCGGGCCTCGGTCACCGCGGCCGCCGACGACTACCTCGCCGAGATCGGCCGGCAGGCGTACGGGCTGCCCATGCCCGGCGACCCGGGCAGCTACTTCTGGGGCGGCAACGGCAACGTCATCAACAACGCGATCGTGCTGGCCACCGCCTTCGACCTGACCCGCGAGGAGCGGTACCGCGACGGTGCCGTGCAGACGATGGACTACATCCTCGGTCGCAATGCGCTGAACATCTCGTACGTGACCGGGTGGGGCGAGCACGCGGCGAAGAACCAGCACAGCCGGATCTTCGGCAACCAGCTCGACCCGAGCCTGCCGAATCCGCCCGCCGGTTCGCTGGCCGGCGGCCCGAACGCCGCGCTGCAGGACCCGTTCGCGGAGCAGTTGCTCGCCGGCTGCGCGCCGATGTTCTGCTACGTCGACGACATCGCCTCCTACGCGACCAACGAGGTGGCGATCAACTGGAACTCGGCGCTGGCCTGGCTCGCCTCGTTCCTGGCCGACCAGGGCGACGCCGCCGCGGTGCCGGCGCCGACCTGCGCGGTCACCTACACCAACTACGGCCATTGGCAGGGCGGCACCGGCTTCACCGCCCAGGTGACCATCCGCAACACCGGCACGGCCACGGTGAACGGCTGGACCGCCCGGTTCGCGTTCACCGGTGACGCGAAGGTGCGCGAGGCGTGGATGGCGGACGTGACGCAGTCCGGTGCCACGGTGACCGCGAAGAACGAGTCGTACAACGCCCGGATCAACCCGGGTGGCACGGTGACCTTCGGCTTCAACGCCACCACCGGCGGCGGGGCCAACCCGTCATCCGGCCTGGTCACGGTCAACGGCGGCGCCTGCGCCGCGTCCTGA
- a CDS encoding exodeoxyribonuclease III, with protein MRLATWNVNSVKARLPRLLDWLAGTEPDVVCLQETKCPDGAFPVAEVGELGYTVASHSDGRWNGVAILSRVGLADVAVGFPGEPGFPLPEARAIAATCDGLRVWSVYVPNGRTPDDPHYAYKLAWLAALRDALDVELTGAAALAVCGDFNVAPTDADVWDPALFATSTHVTPAERAALAALRDLGLTDVVPTPMKGPHPFTYWDYRAGMFHQNKGMRIDLVYASAPFARAVRSAYVDREARKGKAPSDHAPIVVDADLTPQIESF; from the coding sequence ATGCGCCTGGCGACCTGGAACGTCAACTCGGTGAAGGCCCGCCTGCCCCGGCTGCTCGACTGGCTTGCCGGCACCGAGCCGGACGTGGTCTGCCTACAGGAGACCAAGTGCCCGGACGGCGCCTTTCCGGTGGCCGAGGTCGGCGAGCTGGGCTACACGGTGGCCAGTCACAGCGACGGCCGGTGGAACGGGGTGGCCATCCTGTCCCGGGTCGGGCTGGCCGACGTCGCGGTGGGGTTCCCCGGCGAACCCGGGTTCCCGCTGCCGGAGGCCCGGGCCATCGCCGCCACCTGTGACGGGCTGCGGGTCTGGTCGGTGTACGTGCCGAACGGCCGGACGCCCGACGACCCGCACTACGCGTACAAACTGGCCTGGCTGGCGGCGCTGCGGGACGCGCTGGACGTCGAACTGACCGGCGCGGCGGCGCTGGCCGTCTGCGGCGACTTCAACGTGGCCCCCACCGACGCGGACGTCTGGGATCCGGCGCTCTTCGCCACCTCCACCCACGTCACCCCCGCCGAACGGGCCGCCCTCGCGGCGCTGCGCGACCTCGGCCTCACCGACGTGGTGCCCACTCCCATGAAGGGGCCGCACCCGTTCACCTACTGGGACTACCGGGCCGGCATGTTCCACCAGAACAAGGGCATGAGAATCGATCTGGTGTACGCCTCGGCCCCGTTCGCCCGCGCGGTCCGCTCCGCGTACGTGGACCGCGAGGCCCGCAAGGGCAAGGCCCCCTCCGACCACGCCCCCATCGTGGTCGACGCCGACCTGACCCCCCAGATCGAGTCCTTCTAA
- a CDS encoding antibiotic biosynthesis monooxygenase has protein sequence MTVSHAAPVTVAVARRADPARTNEMVAWMRAGTALAEAFPGFLGAGWVRTAPGSGEWHMLYRFADQDTLRRWEESPQRHWWLTSAQGIVEHTRVERRTGIEGWFDPPREHRPPHEERVERLDAAPTVPPSPPSPPRWKQAVTIWLAFFPLSLTATVLTGQLLPGLPTAARVLVMTLTLTPLMTYLVLPRITRSLHWWLHGQRAPWRT, from the coding sequence ATGACCGTCAGCCACGCCGCGCCGGTGACCGTCGCCGTCGCGCGACGCGCCGACCCCGCCCGCACCAACGAGATGGTGGCGTGGATGCGGGCCGGCACCGCGCTCGCCGAGGCGTTTCCGGGTTTCCTCGGCGCGGGCTGGGTACGCACCGCCCCCGGCTCCGGCGAGTGGCACATGCTCTACCGCTTCGCCGACCAGGACACGCTGCGCCGCTGGGAGGAGTCGCCACAGCGGCACTGGTGGCTGACCTCGGCGCAGGGCATCGTCGAGCACACCCGGGTCGAGCGACGGACCGGCATCGAGGGCTGGTTCGACCCGCCGCGCGAGCACCGCCCGCCGCACGAGGAGCGGGTCGAGCGGCTCGACGCGGCACCGACCGTGCCGCCGTCGCCGCCGTCGCCACCCCGCTGGAAGCAGGCGGTGACCATCTGGCTGGCGTTCTTCCCGCTCAGCCTCACCGCCACCGTGCTGACCGGCCAGCTCCTGCCGGGCCTGCCGACCGCGGCGCGGGTGCTGGTCATGACGCTCACCCTGACCCCGCTGATGACGTATCTGGTGCTGCCCCGGATCACCCGGTCGCTGCACTGGTGGCTGCACGGGCAACGGGCGCCCTGGCGCACATAG
- a CDS encoding protein phosphatase 2C domain-containing protein: MTLKLRSAGTSDRGLIRSGNQDALHTGTWLVAVADGMGGMAAGDLASAIAIEAVAPLDVETPEDALVAALQRGIQLATDRIRQAVAEDPQRQGMGTTLTALLFARTGSCLALAHVGDSRAYLFRDGVLKQITRDDTFVQMLVEQGLITPDQAGSHPRRAVVTQALQGDEVSPTYATMVPRAGDRWLLCSDGLSNVVRAETLTEVLAGHPEREGCARTLIDLALRAGGPDNITVVVADVVDEQ; encoded by the coding sequence ATGACCCTGAAGCTGCGTTCCGCCGGGACGAGCGACCGTGGGCTGATTCGCAGCGGTAACCAGGACGCGTTGCACACCGGCACCTGGCTGGTCGCCGTCGCCGACGGCATGGGCGGCATGGCCGCGGGGGACCTGGCCAGCGCCATCGCCATCGAGGCGGTGGCGCCGCTGGACGTGGAGACACCGGAGGACGCACTGGTCGCCGCCCTGCAGCGCGGCATCCAACTGGCCACCGACCGGATCCGTCAGGCGGTCGCCGAGGATCCGCAGCGGCAGGGGATGGGCACCACGCTCACCGCGTTGCTGTTCGCGCGTACCGGCAGCTGCCTGGCGCTGGCCCACGTGGGCGACTCGCGGGCCTACCTGTTCCGCGACGGCGTGCTCAAGCAGATCACCCGGGACGACACCTTCGTGCAGATGCTCGTCGAGCAGGGGCTGATCACCCCGGACCAGGCCGGCAGCCATCCCCGCCGGGCCGTGGTGACCCAGGCGTTGCAGGGCGACGAGGTCTCACCGACGTACGCGACGATGGTGCCCCGGGCCGGCGACCGCTGGCTGCTGTGCAGCGACGGGCTGTCCAACGTCGTGCGCGCCGAGACCCTGACCGAGGTGCTGGCCGGCCACCCGGAACGGGAGGGCTGCGCGCGTACGCTGATCGACCTGGCGCTGCGGGCCGGCGGCCCGGACAACATCACGGTGGTCGTCGCGGACGTGGTCGACGAGCAGTGA
- a CDS encoding GDSL-type esterase/lipase family protein — protein MPGRWTTAVVSLLALVALACDAGGDAAPRPSGGTAQPGSPKVIAGLGDSITTGFGSCLVLTSCERNSWSTGGGLRVDSHYRRLLDRNPALRDRAYNHARPGARATALAGQAEAAVRDRADYVTVLIGANDACRGAIDAMTPVKEFRAEVDRGLRVLREGRPKARVLVVSVPNLYRLWEVGHDEPRAVRAWRRGICPALLAEATSTAPADRNRRAAFRERIAAYNSQLAAACRAYGSRCRYDGGAAHRIRFDLDLVNALDYFHPNTAGQSRLAEVTWRSSGYAD, from the coding sequence ATGCCTGGACGCTGGACCACCGCCGTCGTCAGCCTGCTCGCACTCGTCGCCCTGGCCTGCGACGCGGGCGGGGACGCGGCGCCCCGACCGTCGGGCGGAACGGCCCAGCCCGGCTCACCGAAGGTGATCGCGGGGCTCGGCGACTCGATCACCACCGGCTTCGGGTCCTGCCTGGTCCTGACCTCCTGCGAGCGCAACTCCTGGTCGACCGGGGGCGGGCTGCGCGTCGACAGCCACTACCGCCGGCTGCTCGATCGCAACCCGGCGCTGCGCGACAGGGCGTACAACCATGCCCGTCCGGGCGCCCGCGCGACGGCGCTGGCCGGTCAGGCGGAGGCGGCGGTACGCGACCGAGCCGACTACGTGACCGTCCTGATCGGGGCCAACGACGCCTGCCGGGGCGCCATCGACGCGATGACCCCGGTCAAGGAGTTCCGGGCCGAGGTGGACCGTGGGCTGCGAGTGCTGCGCGAGGGCCGCCCGAAGGCCCGGGTCCTGGTCGTCAGCGTCCCGAATCTGTACCGGCTCTGGGAGGTCGGCCACGACGAGCCACGGGCGGTGCGGGCCTGGCGACGCGGGATCTGCCCGGCGCTGCTGGCCGAGGCGACCTCGACCGCGCCCGCCGACCGGAACCGCCGGGCGGCGTTCCGGGAGCGGATCGCCGCGTACAACAGCCAGCTCGCGGCGGCCTGCCGGGCCTACGGCTCCCGGTGCCGGTACGACGGCGGCGCCGCGCACCGGATCCGCTTCGACCTTGACCTGGTCAACGCGCTGGACTACTTCCACCCCAACACCGCCGGCCAGTCCCGCCTCGCGGAGGTCACCTGGCGCTCCTCCGGCTACGCCGACTGA
- a CDS encoding PAC2 family protein: MLDPHELYELTDDLPDLGQPVLIQALTGFVDAGNASRLAREQLLTSLESRPIARFDLDQLFDYRSRRPVMTFVEDHWESYDAPELELHLLHDDDETPFLLLTGPEPDLQWERFAAAVAGLAARLDVRLTVGLNAIPMAVPHTRPTGVTAHATRRDLIAGYEPWLQRVQVPGSVGHLLEFRLGEAGRDALGFAAHVPHYVAQAEYPAAAEVLLASVSRSTGLLLPRDGLRSAAEVIRVEIDRQVAQSDEATTLVQALEEQYDAYARGRSGTNLLAAENGPLPTAEELGAELERFLAEQTRPPEM, from the coding sequence GTGCTCGATCCACACGAGCTCTACGAACTCACCGACGATCTGCCCGACCTCGGTCAGCCGGTCCTGATCCAGGCGCTCACCGGTTTCGTCGACGCCGGTAACGCGAGCCGGCTGGCCCGCGAACAGCTGCTCACCTCGCTGGAGTCCCGCCCGATCGCCCGGTTCGACCTGGACCAGCTCTTTGACTACCGCTCCCGCCGCCCGGTGATGACCTTCGTCGAGGACCACTGGGAGAGCTACGACGCGCCGGAGTTGGAGCTGCACCTGCTCCACGACGACGACGAGACCCCCTTCCTGCTGCTCACCGGGCCCGAGCCCGACCTGCAGTGGGAGCGGTTCGCCGCCGCCGTCGCCGGGCTGGCGGCCCGGCTGGACGTACGGCTCACCGTCGGGCTCAACGCGATCCCGATGGCGGTGCCGCACACCCGGCCCACCGGGGTGACCGCGCACGCCACCCGGCGTGACCTGATCGCCGGTTACGAGCCGTGGCTGCAACGGGTCCAGGTCCCCGGCAGCGTGGGCCACCTGCTGGAGTTCCGCCTCGGTGAGGCGGGCCGGGACGCGCTGGGCTTCGCCGCGCACGTGCCGCACTACGTGGCGCAGGCCGAGTATCCGGCCGCCGCCGAGGTGTTGCTGGCGTCGGTGTCCCGCAGCACCGGGCTGCTGCTGCCCCGCGACGGGCTGCGCTCGGCCGCCGAGGTGATCCGGGTGGAGATCGACCGTCAGGTCGCCCAGAGCGACGAGGCCACCACCCTGGTCCAGGCCCTTGAGGAGCAGTACGACGCGTACGCCCGGGGGCGCAGCGGGACGAACCTGCTCGCCGCGGAGAACGGCCCGCTGCCCACGGCGGAGGAACTCGGCGCCGAGCTGGAACGGTTCCTGGCCGAGCAGACCCGCCCGCCCGAGATGTAA
- a CDS encoding NADP-dependent succinic semialdehyde dehydrogenase codes for MTIATTNPVTGQVLKTYEAMSDEQIDGAVERTDLAFRQLRGTTIEQRGRWLNAAADLLEAERDEIARLMTTEMGKTLAASKAEVMKCVTACRFYATHAARFLADEPADAGAVSAIQAFVRYQPIGPVLAVMPWNFPLWQVMRFAAPALMAGNTGLLKHASNVPQTALLLEDVFRRAGFPEGAFTTLLVGSEAVDRILSDPRVRAATLTGSEVAGRSIAQIAGRELKKTVLELGGSDPFVVMPSADVELAAQVATTARCQNNGQSCIAAKRFIVHTDVYDAFAEAFAHRMSALRVGDPMEDGTDVGPLATERGRDEVDAQVRDAADKGATVLCGGEKPTGEGWFYPPTVVTDLDRGMRMWAEEVFGPVAGLYRVSSYDEAIELANGTTFGLGSNAWTRDRQEQQRFATDLEAGAVFINGMTTSYPELPFGGVKNSGYGRELSAQGMHEFCNVKTVWVGEGTASAGAGAHAE; via the coding sequence ATGACCATCGCCACCACCAACCCCGTTACCGGCCAGGTGCTCAAGACGTACGAGGCGATGTCCGACGAGCAGATCGACGGCGCGGTCGAACGGACCGACCTGGCGTTCCGGCAGCTGCGCGGCACCACGATCGAGCAGCGGGGGCGGTGGCTGAATGCGGCAGCCGACCTGCTGGAGGCGGAGCGGGACGAGATCGCCCGGCTGATGACCACCGAGATGGGCAAGACGCTCGCCGCGTCGAAGGCGGAGGTCATGAAGTGCGTCACCGCCTGCCGCTTCTACGCCACCCACGCGGCCCGGTTCCTCGCCGACGAACCCGCCGACGCCGGGGCGGTCTCCGCCATCCAGGCGTTCGTCCGCTACCAACCGATCGGGCCGGTGCTGGCGGTGATGCCGTGGAACTTCCCCCTCTGGCAGGTCATGCGCTTCGCGGCGCCGGCACTGATGGCCGGCAACACCGGGCTGCTCAAGCACGCCTCGAACGTGCCGCAGACCGCGCTGCTGCTGGAGGACGTCTTCCGGCGGGCCGGTTTCCCCGAGGGCGCGTTCACCACTCTGCTGGTCGGCTCCGAGGCGGTGGACCGGATCCTGAGCGACCCCCGGGTACGCGCCGCCACGCTGACCGGCAGCGAGGTCGCCGGGCGGTCGATCGCCCAGATCGCCGGCCGGGAGCTGAAGAAGACCGTGCTGGAGCTGGGCGGCAGCGACCCGTTCGTGGTGATGCCCTCGGCCGACGTGGAACTGGCCGCCCAGGTGGCCACCACCGCCCGCTGCCAGAACAACGGCCAGTCCTGCATCGCGGCCAAGCGCTTCATCGTGCACACCGACGTCTACGACGCCTTCGCCGAGGCGTTCGCGCATCGGATGTCGGCGCTGCGGGTGGGCGATCCGATGGAGGACGGCACCGACGTCGGGCCGCTGGCCACCGAGCGGGGCCGCGACGAGGTCGACGCCCAGGTCCGCGACGCCGCCGACAAGGGAGCCACGGTGCTCTGCGGCGGCGAGAAGCCCACCGGCGAGGGCTGGTTCTACCCGCCGACCGTGGTGACCGACCTGGACCGGGGGATGCGCATGTGGGCCGAGGAGGTGTTCGGGCCGGTCGCCGGGTTGTATCGGGTCTCGTCGTACGACGAGGCGATCGAGCTGGCCAACGGCACCACCTTCGGGCTCGGCTCGAACGCCTGGACGCGGGACCGGCAGGAGCAGCAGCGGTTCGCGACCGACCTGGAGGCGGGCGCCGTCTTCATCAACGGCATGACCACGTCCTATCCGGAGCTGCCGTTCGGCGGAGTGAAGAACTCCGGCTACGGCCGCGAGTTGTCGGCCCAGGGGATGCACGAGTTCTGCAACGTGAAGACCGTCTGGGTGGGCGAGGGCACGGCCAGCGCCGGCGCCGGCGCCCACGCCGAGTAG
- a CDS encoding EcsC family protein, with protein sequence MSDPVPTEDRPVTPASPRPEPEGAASEPEASEPEASEPGASEAPPARLWDRMRQDPQYAPEHLALEAVRRFGPEAARWAQRVRAEQPGASAETFAEQAVRRFVNRARLSGAVSGAAGLPGAVIDVGVLAWTQARMVLHVAAAYGVDPTHPDRAADLLILQKVHKAAASARVALGVAAGRERAGALFGGGGQAPLGRVMLHLGFRLAQMAGVRAAKRMFAKVVPGAAIILGTWANSSATKNLAERSRALYRQHGSPRPPAPRSPGGQSA encoded by the coding sequence ATGAGCGACCCCGTCCCCACCGAGGACCGGCCCGTCACCCCGGCCTCGCCACGACCCGAACCAGAGGGTGCGGCCAGCGAGCCCGAGGCCAGCGAGCCCGAGGCCAGCGAGCCCGGGGCCAGCGAGGCGCCACCGGCACGGCTCTGGGACCGGATGCGCCAGGATCCGCAGTACGCTCCCGAGCACCTGGCGCTGGAGGCGGTGCGCCGGTTCGGCCCGGAGGCGGCCCGGTGGGCCCAGCGGGTGCGCGCCGAGCAGCCGGGCGCGTCCGCCGAGACGTTCGCGGAGCAGGCGGTACGCCGGTTCGTCAATCGCGCCCGGCTCTCCGGTGCCGTCTCCGGTGCCGCCGGGCTGCCCGGCGCGGTGATCGACGTGGGCGTGCTCGCCTGGACCCAGGCCCGCATGGTGCTGCACGTCGCCGCCGCGTACGGTGTCGACCCGACCCATCCCGACCGGGCCGCCGACCTGCTGATCCTGCAGAAGGTGCACAAGGCCGCCGCGAGTGCCCGGGTGGCGCTGGGCGTGGCGGCCGGACGGGAGCGGGCCGGTGCGTTGTTCGGCGGTGGCGGGCAGGCACCCCTCGGCCGGGTGATGCTGCACCTCGGGTTCCGGCTCGCCCAGATGGCCGGGGTACGCGCGGCGAAGCGGATGTTCGCCAAGGTGGTGCCGGGAGCGGCGATCATCCTCGGCACCTGGGCGAACTCCTCGGCCACCAAGAACCTGGCCGAGCGGTCCCGGGCCCTCTACCGCCAGCACGGCAGCCCTCGCCCTCCGGCGCCACGCAGCCCGGGTGGTCAGTCGGCGTAG
- a CDS encoding TIGR03885 family FMN-dependent LLM class oxidoreductase, translated as MTAIGFHASHEQIHPRALLAAVIHAESVGFDAAMCSDHFAPWSERQGHSGFAWSWLGSALQATDLPFGVVNAPGQRYHPAIVAQAIGTLAAMYPGRFWAALGSGEAANEHVTGDAWPRKDVRNARLRECVDVIRALLAGEEVSHDGLVRVDRARLWSRPEQPPALVGAAVSVATARWCAEWADGLITVNAPIEHLRRMIEAYREAGGRGPLHLQVHLSWAPAQAEAEAIAYDQWRSNVFAPPVCWDLATPEHFDVVSAEVPMARLAEVVNISADLDRQAGWLAEYVDLGFDQIALHHVGQEQRPFLDAFGDRVLPKLRRAG; from the coding sequence ATGACGGCGATCGGTTTCCACGCTTCCCACGAGCAGATCCATCCCCGCGCGCTGCTGGCTGCGGTGATCCACGCCGAGAGCGTCGGCTTCGACGCCGCCATGTGCTCCGACCACTTCGCACCGTGGAGCGAGCGGCAGGGCCACTCCGGGTTCGCCTGGTCCTGGCTCGGGTCGGCGTTGCAGGCCACCGACCTGCCGTTCGGGGTGGTCAACGCGCCCGGGCAGCGCTACCACCCGGCGATCGTCGCGCAGGCCATCGGCACCCTCGCCGCGATGTACCCGGGCCGGTTCTGGGCGGCCCTGGGCTCCGGCGAGGCGGCCAACGAGCACGTCACCGGCGACGCGTGGCCACGCAAGGACGTCCGCAACGCCCGGCTGCGGGAGTGCGTCGACGTCATCCGCGCCCTGCTGGCCGGCGAGGAGGTCAGCCACGACGGCCTGGTCCGGGTCGACCGGGCCAGACTGTGGAGCCGCCCGGAGCAGCCGCCGGCGCTCGTCGGTGCCGCGGTCAGCGTCGCCACGGCCCGTTGGTGCGCCGAGTGGGCGGACGGACTGATCACGGTCAACGCGCCGATCGAGCACCTGCGCCGGATGATCGAGGCGTACCGGGAGGCCGGCGGGCGCGGGCCGCTGCACCTGCAGGTGCACCTCAGCTGGGCGCCCGCCCAGGCCGAGGCCGAGGCGATCGCGTACGACCAGTGGCGCAGCAACGTCTTCGCCCCGCCGGTCTGCTGGGACCTGGCCACGCCCGAGCACTTCGACGTGGTCTCCGCCGAGGTGCCGATGGCCCGGCTCGCCGAGGTGGTCAACATCTCCGCCGACCTGGACCGCCAGGCGGGCTGGCTGGCGGAGTACGTCGACCTCGGCTTCGACCAGATCGCGCTGCACCACGTCGGGCAGGAGCAGCGGCCGTTCCTCGACGCGTTCGGCGACCGGGTGCTGCCGAAGCTGCGCCGCGCCGGCTGA
- a CDS encoding DUF6343 family protein, with translation MTRSQPRRARGTVGHANSALNLRLALASFGLVIMIVFSALAFRADLAWLGVVCAVLAVVAVVDLIVIQRRRAARRREEPGARHSLFE, from the coding sequence ATGACGAGATCACAGCCCCGGCGTGCCCGTGGCACGGTCGGTCACGCGAACAGCGCGCTGAACCTGCGGCTCGCGCTGGCCAGTTTCGGGCTGGTCATCATGATCGTTTTTTCGGCGCTGGCGTTCCGTGCCGACCTGGCCTGGTTGGGTGTCGTCTGCGCCGTACTCGCGGTGGTTGCCGTCGTCGACCTGATCGTCATCCAACGTCGCCGTGCCGCCCGCCGCCGGGAGGAGCCCGGCGCGCGGCACTCGCTCTTCGAGTGA